GACAACATGAGAGCTCTCTATTTCTCATTTGAGGCTTTCGCTATTATATATAACTACGCAGGATTCGCGCGTTGCCACGAGGTCGTATTTGTCACTTGTTTCTGTGAGTTAGAGCACTTTGAGCTCACGTTTTCAAAACGTAGGAGGAGACTTTATGCCTTCTCTGCAATTAGAAATAGTAGCAATGTAGTAGGACAGTGAAAGTTGAAGATGAACATTTGATGCATTAGAAGCATTGTTTGAAGAAGTACAAATACAACAGAAGAtaaagaagcaaagaagaattttTACTGGCACATATATACATGCTGGCATAGACTAATCAAGTCACAGAGCAAAAAACACACATCAATATTGTTTCAGAAAATATAGACAACAGTCCtttgaaaattgacaaaaaaaacatGATAAAACATCCTGCTTGCTTTTTGCCATGTATAGTTCATTAGATGTTCATCTCTCTCTTGGGTCCAGATCACACAGCTGCACCAAGTGCACCAAACCCTCAATCACCACGTCGTGGAATCCAAAATCATCAGGGACCCTGCTCTCAGCGGGTTTGAAATTCTTTGCTATATTGATTTAATATCAACATGCATAAAGAAAATATTCCACTTGCTTGCAGATCCCACAATATCAcccaaataaattataaaaatcatgCAATTAAATATATCATGTGAAAAATATTATCTTGTAATCTCCACAATAAATTATCCTGTATTGAAGAAGTgtgaaaatcaataaaaattgtaTAATTCTAATGCATACACATTTCTAAATCTgcttgaaggaagaagaaaattggaaaagaaaGTAGAAAAGAGGGAACCTCAATCGCTCACGCAATACATGATTCCAAAATATTGACACACCACAACCTTCACTTTAACACTTGGCCCAATGGGAGAATAGTTAGGCGGCAATTTTTGAAACCTACAAAGAAGTCCACAAAAATTATAGAGTTGAGAACAAGACTGTGATAGAACAAAAATTATTGATACCACTGGTTTTCAGGACCTATTTTGACTTTCAGCAGTATTAACACAAATTCATCACAATATActtcaataatttttaaaaaaaacaactgtATGAAGAGGAGGCCGGGAGAGAGGGTTGcataaaagagaggaaaaaagttACTACCATTTCCAATCATTGAGCCAGTTTTAGTCAACTGCTCTATAGTTGTTATACATATGCCTAAAGAGCAAAATACAAACATTAATAAAGGGAATTGAAAGATACAATATTTAGCATGAGGATCATATTGGCCAGTTGTGCATTGGTGAGATCTACTATACTAGACTCGACCTTGGCTGAAGCTTTGGCTTGTTTACAAGCAGTGAAATTGTCTTCAGAGTTGGGCTTTACTGAGTTGATATTTGAAGGTGATTCTGCTGTCATTGTTAATGCAATTAATGGGAGTGTTCCAAACCGTGCGGTATGGAGTAAAGTGATAGAGGAAATCAAGAGATTGCTAAGCTATTTCAGGAGTTGGAAGGTTGTCTTTGTGCGACGTACAGCAAATTCGGCTGCTCATTCCATGGCCAAACATGCGCTCCTTGTCCAAGACATGCAGGTCTGGATTGAGGAAGTTCCTAGCTCGGTTGTGAATATTGTTTATGCAGAGAAGCTAGCTTGGGAAAGAGATATGCAAGGCCTAGGAGGAGAATTAGTATAAGGTGTCTTATAAGCTGATTTATGTCTTATTATTATATGTCTTGTCCAACTTTCTTATTTTGGTTGTATTCCATCATTATGGTGGCCCGAGTACCTTTGATGgtctccatttcttttactcacgTGGCGAGTTCTGAAATATATATTGGGTCTtttgaccttttcaaaaaaaaaaaaaaaaaacaaaaaaaaacttactcATAAAATGCGAAACACCCGAAAAGAACTTTCCGAAAAGATGCGAAACAATCACAGAAGCAGAGAAGTTCATAATTGACCTATAGAAACCACCTAATTACAAACATAAGTAACTGACCTACATCCACCTTAGTATGTTCCACCCAATCGGAACAAAATTAaagatcaaaataaaaattaactaaCCTACATCATAAGCAGCATCATTTATTCCTTGATGATCATTGCAAGCATTTGTAGGAAATAATAATCGTTGTATGTACATACAAAGTTTAAACATGAAAAGGTTATCTAAGGGACACATGTAAATTATAAAGATTGGAAACACCTACAAATGGCAATCATAATAAAAGGAAAATGCCGTCAGCCCAAGGGTTCATTCAAGGCACAGAACATCGAGCCATTAGCTATTCCAAAAGTGTGTATGCAAGGATTTTCTTGACTTTAATATGGTGTGGTGGGTTTTCTCAGAATAATTGACTGCAAGAATCAGACAAAACTAACCTTCCAAAATATACCTGAGGATGAAGTGGCAGTACAGGAACAATGACGGCAAAGGAAGCAACACAAAATTGGTAAAAACCTGAACaaagaagaataaaataaaGAGGGTCAAAAATAAGAGAATAAGCAAATGATCCAACGGCCAAAAAAATTCCCAATCAAGGCACAATAGTCCTGAAAGATGCAATTAAGCTAAGAAAAAAAGAGATCTACACAGTTAACCGAAGTTGGaactgaaacaaaaattaaaatcaaaatggAAACTACAGAGGGAAATCTTCAACAATAGCAGGATGAAAAGCTGAAAACCTATCATTCCAAGAAtgacaaacacaaacaaataactacaacCCAAGTTCCAACCAACACAAAACAACACGCACGAACGCACAGGAGACCCaacaattaaaaacaaaatgaaagctACTATGAAAAAGGTGAAGGAGAATTCAGCAGttgaacaaaagagagaaaccaTGAACACTTCAGAAGTTCAAGTGTATATGAATGACCGCAATCAATAAGAGAAAACAATAGCCAAATCCGCCAATCACCCGTAACATACATAGAAAATCAAATTAGGAAGTTCACTACAAACCTGATGATAGGACAAAGACAACGAAAACCGTGGATGTTAGTAAGCTTATGAAGGAAGACGACGAAACTGATGAGGTGAGCAACCCTGGCATCAGCAACCAGCAGGTGCATGAACTATAGTTGCCAGCTCAGGTTCTAGAAATATCTTGAAGAGGGTAAAGCAACAACTGGTTGAATTGTCTTTGCAAGAAGACAAATGGAAAACGAAGTTAACACAGCAAACGACAAAGGAGTATACACAACGCTAACGACAACATAACGGCAGCGCCTAAAACAACCGCACGATGATAATCTACCAACAAATCCAACGACCCTCCTTCATCCCAAATGAAGGATATAGACGCGAGTAGGAAAATTGTGCAGAAGTCGCCACAGGAAGGCCTAAAATCTTCCAATTTTAGATATTAGACTAGTGTGTAGCTCGCGCTCCGCTGCGgggattttttttccacatgTTAACCTTGATGTAGAAAGATGTCTTGTTGCTCAATCGTATAGAGTTGGACAAATCCAAATATAAACAAATACTGAATCGCTAATACAATCCAGAGATGAAAGAACATGTGATGGAAACACACCTTTACCATATGCACAAAGTATCTATTGTCCAGTTTAGAGAATGAGTCAATAATATTAAAGAAAATCATAACACCATATGCACAAAGTATCTATTGTCAAGTTTAGAGAATGAGGCAAGAGCTTTAAAGAAAATCGTAACAGTAAGCACTCACCAGAGATGAAGCTCAGCTGAGAAGACCTCACGCCACCTCGGATGAGAAAGCCACAACACTCATTAGCAACCTAAATGTCACCCAACTTATAGCACCCTAAACTACTTGACGCCATTTTAGAACTTCGACAATAGAACTAATAATTTCAAAGCAAATATATATAGGAGGTGCGATCAATTACTGTGTGTTACCTCTTTCATACCAGAACACCATGGAGGAAGATTATTCTCTGCCCTTAATAGTGCCAGCGGAGCTGGTAATCCATACTACAAACAGACATGAACAAATATCATTAGGCACTTCTTTCTTCCAAACAAAGACTCCATTTTCAATCACATTAAAATGACCCATTTGCAGCTAATAACTACACAGTTTCAAGGGCAAACCCCAAGATTTAGACAGTACTCGAAACCGTTTCTTGAAGGAGTGCTTGTATAGATTTGGATTGCAGAGAGATAGGGGACATAACGATTTATATTACGGTCTCGTTGTTGTTCACAAAAATTGGAACTCCAGCACCACAAGCACTCCATCATAGAAGCTCCAAAAATCGGCAAAGGTGAAATACTCAACTTCGTCTCTCTTGCTCTAcagaaaaaagaagtaaaacaaACAGAGTAAAATTGGTGAATTGAAACAAAATCCAAGGCAAACAGAACAAACGTTTGGTAAAACTTAGACTTTGCGAGTTGGGTTTAAAAATGAAGCAAGCAATCTAGGTTTGATTGTGCAGACCCTTTCTCAAGAATCATGGTTCGGGAGAGGAAGATTGTGAGAAAAAGGTTAGAAAAATCAGATTGTGGCGAGAGAGAGACCCAGAAAACAGAACAGGAAAACAGCACAATTCAAGTGGATATAGGAATACCAGTATCACCAATGATGGAACAATTGCAGTTCGGATCGAAGAGGAGAAATTGTGCGACAGAATTGCCATCCCTAATGGACAACAACAAATTCAATAGGTGAAAACCCCAATAACCCGTGCGATAAACAGTGATGCAAGATAGATAGTTGAGAGATCTCAGGAAATAAACACAGCGGAAATACCTGGAATGATGGAGGTCGATTGAACGCTGCAGTTATAGATTCACACATTGAAGGAGAGAGATCAAATCACAAAGAGATGCATGCACCGAAAAATTCTTTGTCGTACGTATGAAAGTCGTCTGCAGCGGCGGGAATGAATTGTCTAGTACACGACGAAGATAAGAACGATGGTTTTGTCGTTCATGACGGAGCAAATGCCACATAACCGCACGATAGGGAAGTGCCATCTAAGATCAGACGGCCGAAAATCCACAATAAAGACTAATAGTAGTTGACGACTTAACGTAGAAGAACCCAATAGCGAGAGTAGAGAAAAGTAGTAGGACTCGCCACAAAAAAGCCCCAATAGCCGCTGCAGTTATAGATTCACGCACCGAAGGAGAGAGATCAAATCACAAAGAGATGCATGCACCAAAAAATTCTTTGTCGTACGTATGAAAGTCGTCTGTAGCGGCGGGAATGAATTGTCTCGTACACGACGAAGATAAGAACGATGGTTTTGTCGTTCATGACGGAGCAAATGCCACATAACCGCACGATAGGGAAGTGCCATCTAAGATCAGACGGCCGAAAATCCACAATAAAGACTAACAGTAGTTGACGACTTAACGTAGAAGAACGCAATCGCGAGAGTAGAGAAAAGTAGTAGGACTCGCCACAAAAAAGCCCCAATAGCCGCTGCAGTTATAGATTCACGCACCGAAGGAGAGAGATCAAATCACAAAGAGATGCATGCACCAAAAAATTCTTTGTCGTACGTATGAAAGTCGTCTGTAGCGGCGGGAATGAATTGCCGTACACGACGAAGATAAGAACGATGGTTTTATCGTTCATGACGGAGCAAATGCCACATAACCGCACGATAGGGAAGTGCCATCTAAGATCGGACGGCCAAAAATCCACAATAAAGACTAACAGTAGTTGACGACTTGACGTAGAAGAACCCAATCGCGAGAGTAGAGAAAAGCAGTAGGACTCCACAAAAAAGCCCCAATAGCATGCACTTTAGAGGAGTAGTAGATAGATAGTGGATAGatggataatatatattattacataGTATTATTGATTTATTGATTTTGGCAACCTGGGTTGGGCCTTACCTAAAAAAGATTTATGCTATTCACACTCCATTTTTTACTTTATAAACTCTCTCAATCAATTGTCATTCATCTCTcactttttaaaaaatcaaagaagCATGCGTTATTTTCATACGTACGTGTCAAATTATAATAAAAGTCAATTTCAGAAATTTGTCAAATTATTATACTTTATTGTACTTTTGGCAATATTATTGTCTCTGTCTTTCCCTGCTATCTACTCCATATTAATATTATACGAGTCTATGTGACGTCCTTTTTTGGCATGGGCCATGCACCAATTATTAGTCTTTTTcgac
This genomic window from Tripterygium wilfordii isolate XIE 37 chromosome 9, ASM1340144v1, whole genome shotgun sequence contains:
- the LOC120005322 gene encoding uncharacterized protein LOC120005322 isoform X2, which gives rise to MPGLLTSSVSSSSFISLLTSTVFVVFVLSSGFYQFCVASFAVIVPVLPLHPQVYFGRFQKLPPNYSPIGPSVKVKVVVCQYFGIMYCVSD
- the LOC120005322 gene encoding uncharacterized protein LOC120005322 isoform X1; protein product: MHLLVADARVAHLISFVVFLHKLTNIHGFRCLCPIIRFLPILCCFLCRHCSCTATSSSGICITTIEQLTKTGSMIGNGSNFFPLFYATLSPGLLFIQLFFLKIIEVYCDEFVLILLKVKIGPENQWYQ